A part of Aegilops tauschii subsp. strangulata cultivar AL8/78 chromosome 2, Aet v6.0, whole genome shotgun sequence genomic DNA contains:
- the LOC109747138 gene encoding uncharacterized protein, giving the protein MEGELRKETEMESSKGTEMESSKGTEYEKKLEILMKARHDVTRLLKKGKYPARHRALLHTQQHFLSEERNILRMMGKSQKEIHRYPDSDSGDEMGRASGSLVGMEPQLGISKRTEMDGELRKEQESIRKLRDQLTKTCESSTDPATQRIFLDQLDILWREEDTLLTMMSESGMDVQRASGSDTNIDSDSGSGDEMGSSGVHPSLIRMEWRLRKEMERNSSKGTEIESGKEQEMEGKLSKEHQRLRKVRSQLNKRCQSTKDPATQRILLTQQEILWTKEQALLTIMRQSGMEIERDPYSDSGNEMSRDSPLISMEWGLSKGTERDTGGKEMGLRANGLVVALSSHLEVLRREISFLRTEVMSRGNGLAGNGNKADQEHIIMSNLSLDDTLLKKKVNLPYLGCETQDVMDFLLVETQQLLYRFNSFASIQQKFRIPISSDKIEKLRLISNALVGISELIKRHKSAAAKGHGDHLDRAGWDATWGCSTRKHGAFDDITTLSPMQFTACTPGIFPFSSVAGPALQIYSVRLVNLNRNLSWPLDVYGVVAARDDFDHNLNILFRRSSANCQRIKKEDPFLHLIGPSRAIVAGEPVLFQIDLKLKYGAQFEHTASFTANQSYRSIKRCDTMQIRNSYCTAKIRLGRVAPAIQATIVGVRVVEGEWPFKYGCNVSCLFSPADATEGCAAEVVLLDCRAKKMRAASDGYLSLSRNVVAVGLQGTLRVITGAYSKSGERSWMSPRGGVNRRFKIITV; this is encoded by the exons ATGGAGGGGGAACTCAGGAAGGAGACGGAGATGGAGTCCAGCAAGGGGACGGAGATGGAGTCCAGCAAGGGGACGGAGTATGAGAAGAAACTCGAGATTCTCATGAAGGCTCGGCACGATGTCACGAGGCTGCTCAAGAAAGGCAAGTACCCGGCCAGGCATAGGGCACTCTTGCATACCCAGCAGCATTTCTTGTCGGAGGAGCGAAATATCCTCAGGATGATGGGCAAGTCCCAGAAGGAGATTCATAGGTATCCCGATTCCGATTCTGGCGATGAGATGGGCAGAGCTTCAGGGTCCCTCGTAGGTATGGAGCCCCAATTGGGAATCAGCAAGCGGACGGAGATGGATGGGGAGCTCAGGAAAGAGCAGGAGAGTATCAGGAAGCTTCGGGACCAACTCACCAAGACTTGTGAATCCTCCACGGACCCGGCGACGCAGAGGATATTCTTGGATCAGCTGGATATACTCTGGAGGGAGGAGGACACACTCCTCACCATGATGAGCGAGTCCGGGATGGACGTTCAGAGGGCTTCCGGTTCCGATACCAATATCGATTCCGATTCCGGTTCCGGCGATGAGATGGGCAGTTCGGGGGTGCACCCATCCCTCATAAGGATGGAGTGGAGACTCAGGAAGGAGATGGAGAGGAATTCCAGCAAGGGGACCGAGATCGAGTCCGGCAAAGAGCAGGAGATGGAGGGCAAACTCAGCAAGGAGCACCAAAGACTCAGGAAGGTTCGGTCCCAACTCAACAAGAGGTGCCAGTCCACCAAGGACCCGGCGACGCAAAGGATACTCTTGACTCAGCAGGAGATACTCTGGACCAAGGAGCAAGCACTCCTCACGATCATGAGGCAGTCAGGGATGGAGATTGAGAGGGATCCCTATTCCGATTCCGGCAATGAGATGAGCAGAGATTCTCCCCTCATAAGTATGGAGTGGGGACTCAGCAAGGGGACGGAGAGAGACACTGGTGGCAAGGAGATGGGTCTGAGGGCCAATGGCTTGGTTGTTGCTCTTTCTAGCCACCTTGAGGTGCTTAGGAGGGAGATCTCGTTCCTGAGGACAGAGGTCATGTCCCGGGGCAATGGGTTGGCTGGAAATGGAAACAAGGCTGATCAAGAGCACATCATCATGTCTAACCTGTCCCTCGATGACACTCTACTCAAGAAGAAGGTGAATTTGCCTTACCTCGGTTGTGAGACTCAGGATGTAATGGATTTCCTGCTCGTCGAGACGCAGCAGTTGCTCTATCGCTTCAACTCTTTCGCGTCCATTCAACAAAAATTCAGAATCCCCATATCTTCGGACAAGATTGAGAAGCTGCGTCTCATATCCAATGCACTTGTGGGCATCTCGGAGCTTATCAAAAGGCACAAATCTGCTGCTGCCAAGGGTCATGGAGATCATTTGGACCGTGCAGGCTGGGATGCTACGTGGGGATGCTCGACGAGAAAACATGGTGCCTTTGACGACATAA CGACATTGAGTCCTATGCAATTCACGGCTTGCACGCCTGGAATCTTCCCATTCTCGTCCGTGGCAGGCCCTGCCTTGCAGATCTATTCAGTCAGGCTCGTTAATCTTAACCGGAATCTGAGTTGGCCACTTGATGTCTACGGCGTGGTCGCTGCACGGGACGATTTTGACCACAACCTTAACATTCTCTTCCGCCGGTCAAGTGCAAACTGCCAAAGAATTAAGAAAGAG GACCCTTTCTTGCACTTGATTGGCCCGTCTCGTGCAATTGTGGCTGGCGAACCTGTTTTGTTTCAAATTGACCTGAAATTGAAGTATGGAGCACAGTTTGAACATACAGCATCGTTCACTGCCAACCAAAGTTACCGCTCTATCAAGCGGTGTGACACCATGCAGATCCGCAACTCCTATTGTACAGCGAAGATAAGACTCGGGCGAGTTGCTCCAGCAATCCAGGCCACAATAGTAGGTGTTCGTGTGGTTGAAGGGGAGTGGCCTTTTAAGTATGGATGTAACGTTTCTTGCTTGTTTTCTCCTGCTGATGCAACGGAGGGATGCGCCGCAGAAGTCGTCTTGCTTGACTGTCGTGCTAAAAAGATGCGTGCAGCAT
- the LOC109747108 gene encoding uncharacterized protein isoform X2, translating into MEGGLRKKTEIKSGKMEAGQGTEMEGELRKEQERIRKLRDQLIKSCESSTDPATQRIFLDQLDILWREEYALRTKMSKSGMEIQRAPGSDTDSDSDSGNEMGSSGVHPYLIRMEWRLRKETERDSSKGTEMESGKEQEMEGKLSKEHERLRKVRYQLNKRCDSTKDPATQRILLTRQEILWTKEQALLTVMRQSGMEIERDPDSDSGNEMGRDSPLISMEWGLSKGTERDASGKEMGQMGHDDLVVALSSHLEVLRREISFLRTEVTSRGNGLAGNGNKADQEHIIMSNLSLDDTLLKKKGAKEKI; encoded by the exons ATGGAGGGGGGACTCAGGAAGAAGACGGAGATCAAGTCCGGGAAGATGGAGGCCGGCCAGGGGACGGAGATGGAAGGGGAGCTCAGGAAAGAGCAGGAGAGGATCAGGAAGCTTCGGGACCAACTCATCAAGAGTTGTGAATCCTCCACGGACCCGGCGACGCAAAGGATATTCTTGGATCAGCTGGATATACTCTGGAGGGAGGAGTACGCACTCCGCACGAAGATGAGTAAGTCCGGGATGGAGATTCAGAGGGCTCCCGGTTCCGATACCGATTCCGATTCCGATTCTGGCAATGAGATGGGCAGTTCGGGGGTGCACCCATACCTCATAAGGATGGAGTGGAGACTGAGGAAGGAGACGGAGAGGGATTCCAGCAAGGGGACCGAGATGGAGTCCGGCAAAGAGCAGGAAATGGAGGGGAAACTCAGCAAGGAGCACGAGAGACTCAGGAAGGTTCGGTACCAACTCAACAAGAGGTGCGACTCCACCAAGGACCCGGCGACGCAAAGGATACTCTTGACTCGGCAGGAGATACTCTGGACCAAGGAGCAAGCACTCCTCACGGTGATGAGGCAGTCGGGGATGGAGATTGAGAGGGATCCCGATTCCGATTCCGGCAATGAGATGGGCAGAGATTCGCCCCTCATAAGCATGGAGTGGGGACTCAGCAAGGGGACGGAGAGAGATGCCAGTGGCAAGGAGATGGGTCAGATGGGTCATGACGACTTGGTTGTTGCTCTTTCTAGCCACCTTGAGGTGCTTAGGAGGGAGATCTCGTTCCTGAGGACAGAGGTCACGTCCCGGGGCAATGGGTTGGCTGGAAATGGAAACAAGGCTGATCAAGAGCACATCATCATGTCTAACCTGTCCCTCGATGACACTCTACTCAAGAAGAAG GGGGCGAAGGAGAAGATCTGA
- the LOC109747108 gene encoding uncharacterized protein isoform X1, translating into MEGGLRKKTEIKSGKMEAGQGTEMEGELRKEQERIRKLRDQLIKSCESSTDPATQRIFLDQLDILWREEYALRTKMSKSGMEIQRAPGSDTDSDSDSGNEMGSSGVHPYLIRMEWRLRKETERDSSKGTEMESGKEQEMEGKLSKEHERLRKVRYQLNKRCDSTKDPATQRILLTRQEILWTKEQALLTVMRQSGMEIERDPDSDSGNEMGRDSPLISMEWGLSKGTERDASGKEMGQMGHDDLVVALSSHLEVLRREISFLRTEVTSRGNGLAGNGNKADQEHIIMSNLSLDDTLLKKKVNLPYLGWVLMILA; encoded by the coding sequence ATGGAGGGGGGACTCAGGAAGAAGACGGAGATCAAGTCCGGGAAGATGGAGGCCGGCCAGGGGACGGAGATGGAAGGGGAGCTCAGGAAAGAGCAGGAGAGGATCAGGAAGCTTCGGGACCAACTCATCAAGAGTTGTGAATCCTCCACGGACCCGGCGACGCAAAGGATATTCTTGGATCAGCTGGATATACTCTGGAGGGAGGAGTACGCACTCCGCACGAAGATGAGTAAGTCCGGGATGGAGATTCAGAGGGCTCCCGGTTCCGATACCGATTCCGATTCCGATTCTGGCAATGAGATGGGCAGTTCGGGGGTGCACCCATACCTCATAAGGATGGAGTGGAGACTGAGGAAGGAGACGGAGAGGGATTCCAGCAAGGGGACCGAGATGGAGTCCGGCAAAGAGCAGGAAATGGAGGGGAAACTCAGCAAGGAGCACGAGAGACTCAGGAAGGTTCGGTACCAACTCAACAAGAGGTGCGACTCCACCAAGGACCCGGCGACGCAAAGGATACTCTTGACTCGGCAGGAGATACTCTGGACCAAGGAGCAAGCACTCCTCACGGTGATGAGGCAGTCGGGGATGGAGATTGAGAGGGATCCCGATTCCGATTCCGGCAATGAGATGGGCAGAGATTCGCCCCTCATAAGCATGGAGTGGGGACTCAGCAAGGGGACGGAGAGAGATGCCAGTGGCAAGGAGATGGGTCAGATGGGTCATGACGACTTGGTTGTTGCTCTTTCTAGCCACCTTGAGGTGCTTAGGAGGGAGATCTCGTTCCTGAGGACAGAGGTCACGTCCCGGGGCAATGGGTTGGCTGGAAATGGAAACAAGGCTGATCAAGAGCACATCATCATGTCTAACCTGTCCCTCGATGACACTCTACTCAAGAAGAAGGTGAATTTGCCTTACCTCGGTTGGGTGCTAATGATTCTAGCTTAA